In the Streptomyces sp. 3214.6 genome, CGGTCCGCGGGGCCGACGGGGGTGAGGTCGATGTCGGCCTCGCCGAAGTCGAGCCACTTACGGGTGAGGGGGAACCACGCCTTGTAGACGGACTCCTTGGCGCTGAACAGGAGCCGGTCCCAGTGCACCTCGGGGCGGTCCGCGGCCAGTCGGCCGAGCCGCTCCGCCTCCGCGGGCAGGGCGACGGCGGACAGGACGCCCTCGGGAAGGGGCGCGTGGGGTTCGGCGTCGATGCCGACGGAGGCCAGATCACCGGCGCGGACCAGGGCGGCGGCGCAGTAGCCCTCGCAGTGGGTCATGCTGCCCCGCAGACCCTGCGGCCACTGCGGGGCGCCGCGCTCGCCCGGCAGCAGGGGCTGTGGGGGCACGCCGAGCTTCTCCATGGCGCGCCGCGCGCAGGAGCGTACGACGGTGAACTCGCGGCGGCGTTTGTCGACCGCCCGCACCATCAGCGCCTCCTCCTGCGGGTACAGCGGCGCGTCCCCGAACTCTCGGACGCCCTCCTCCCCGAAGGCCTCCACCGCCACCACCGACGCCGGCAACAGTTCGTCGATCACTTGGCCTCGGCCTCCCGGGGCAGGATGCGCCGCAGCCGGCCCGGGGGCTGCGGCCGCTTGCGCCATTCGCGGGGGTAGCCCACCGACACCTCCTCGAAGCGGACGCCCTCGTGCCAGGTGGTCCGCGGTATGTGGAGGTGGCCGTAGACCATGGTCTCGATCCGGAACCGGCGGTGCCAGTCGGCGGTCAGCTCGGTGCCGCACCACATGGCGAACTCGGGGTACCACAGGACGTCCATCGGGTGGCGGTGCAGGGGGTAGTGGTTGACGGGGACGACGGGCAGGTCGTCGGGGATCTCGGCGAGCCGCCGTTCGGTCTCGGCGACGCGGGCCCGGCACCAGGCCTCACGGCTCGGGTAGGGGTCGGGGTGCAGCAGGTACTCGTCGTTGCAGACGATGCCGGTGCTGTGCGCGTAGGCCAGCCCCTCCTCCTTGGTCGTACAGCCGGCCGGGAGGAAGGAGTAGTCGTACAGCAGGAACAGCGGTGCGACGGCCACCGGACCGCCGGGGCCCTCCCACACCGGGTATGGGTCCTCGGGTGTCGTCACCCCCAGGTCGCGGCAGACCTCGACGAGGTGTTCGTAGCGGGCGACGCCGCGCAGGGTGACCGGGTCGCCGGGGTGGGTCCACAGCTCGTGGTTGCCGGGCGTCCAGACGACCTTGCGGAAGCGGCTCGCAAGCGTCTTCAGCGTCCAGCGGATGTCGGCCACGTTCTCCGAGACGTCGCCGGCGACGAGTAACCAGTCCTCGTCCGACTCCGGGGCCATGGCCTCGACCAGGGCCCGGTTCTCCGGATATCCGATGTGCAGATCGCTGATGGCCAGCAGTTGTCCGGCGCCACCGGCCGTCGACGTCACCTTCCGCCCCCGCTCACTAGTCCACGCTCCGTATGCTCACGAACACATCAGTGCCACCACGAGAACACATTCACGCGTGGCGGACAAGGTCGAATCGGGTCGCCCTCGGGGCCGGCACCCGGCTCCACCTGCGCCGCAGCGCGCCTCTACACCGAGCGAGCGCCCCACGTGAACAAGATCGGAAAATCCGTAACACGCGTGTTGCACGCCGCACCCCTCGGAAGCCGTATGATCGCCCCAACACCACCGCCATGGACGTCCCTTCACGCAGGGCGGTTTGGTGACCCACCATTCCCCCTGCCCGGGCCGGGCTTGCTTCGCCCTGCCCGCGAACCGTGAAAGGCGGCCTCGCATGGTCTCTCGCGTACGCGTCTGGCTCAACCGCACGTACGCGGAGAACGTGTTCTTCACGGATCAGCTGCGACGAAATCCCAGCGACCGGGCCGTGGAGATCCACGCCACGCACGGTGACGCCGATTCCCCCGTCCTGGCCGCCGCCGACACCGCCGAGCTGGAGCCGGAGGGCCTCTCCCCCGCCGCGTACGTCGAGTACGCGCTCGCCCAGTGCAAGCGCCGGAGCATCGACGTGTTCGTGCCCCGGCTGCACCAGGAGGCGATCGTCGCGCACCGCGCCGACTTCGAGGCGGCCGGCACCGCGCTGCTCGCGCCGCCGCCGGAGGCCGTCGCCGTCTTCCATGACAAGGTGATCGCGTACGAGGCCGTACAGGCGATCGGGGTCCCCGTGCCGCCGTGGTTCCGGGTCCGCACCGCCGACGAACTCGTCGCCGCCGTCAAGGAGTTGGAGGAGGCCGGACACAAGGCGTGCTTCAAGCCCGCGTCCGGCGCGGGCGGGGTGGGCTTCCGGGTGATCACGCACGCCCCCTTCTCGCTCACACACCTCAGCGGGTTCCCGAGCCCGTACGTCCAACTGGACATGGTGGTCGAGGCGTTGAATCGGGCGGAGGAGCCGGTCGACTGGCTGGTCATGCCGCGCCTGGAGCAGCCGGAGGTGTCCGTGGACTGCCTCACGGGCCCCGACAACGTCCTGCGGATGGCCATCGGCCGGACGAAGAACGGCCGCCGCCGGGGCTTCACGCTGCACGAGCAGTGGCTGGAGCCGGCGCGCCTCATCGCCGAGGGCTTCGGACTGCACTACCTGTCCAACATCCAGTTCCGGATGTTCGGCGACCGGCCGGTGCTGATGGACGTCAACACCCGTCCGGCCGGCGGGCTGCACCAGCTGTCCCTGTGCGGCGTCAACGCGCCTTGGGCGGCAGTGCAGTTGGCGCTCGGCGAGGACCCGGGCGAGATCGTGCCGCCGTTCCTGGGGCAGGACTACACGGTGGTGTCGGGTCCGCGGCAGCTCCGCGCGGTGTCGCTGCCGCATCAGCGGGTCGAGGACACCGAGCCGTCACTGCCGGCCGTGCCCGCGCCCGCCGACCCCGTCGAGGTTGCCCCCGCGAGCGCGGCGCAGGCACTGCCGCTTTAGCCTGTCGGCTGGACAGCCCACCGGTATGGACCAATTCTGCCCGTCACCTTGACAGGTCGATTGGTCCATACCAACTTTGTTGCGCACCCCCTTGCACTCCCCCTGCACTCCCTTGCACTCCCGAACGCCCCCATTCCTCCAGGGAGATCGCGTGCGCAGCACACCGCTCGGACGCCCATGGCGTCGATTCCTCGCCCTGCTCGGCACCGCCGGGCTCGCCCTCGCCGGGGCCGTGGCCCTGCCGGGTACCGCCCAGGCGGCCAACGTCCTCAGCAACCCCGGTTTCGAGTCGGGCTCCCTCTCGCCCTGGTCCTGCACCGGCAATCTCGGCTCGGTCGTCTCCTCCCCCGTACATGGCGGCTCCAAGTCCCTTACCGGGGCGGTGAGTTCGAGCGACAACGCCAAGTGCAGCCAGACCGTCGCCGTCCAGCCGAACACCACCTACGCGCTGACCGGCTGGGTGCGCGGCTCCTATGTCTACCTCGGCGTCGACGGCGGAGCCTCCACCTGGACGTCGTCGCCGTCGGCGTACAGCCAGTTGTCGGTGTCCTTCACCACCGGGGCCTCGCAGACCAGCGCCACGATCTACGTCCACGGCTGGTACGCGCAGGGCGCCTATTACGCCGACG is a window encoding:
- a CDS encoding 4'-phosphopantetheinyl transferase family protein, with the protein product MIDELLPASVVAVEAFGEEGVREFGDAPLYPQEEALMVRAVDKRRREFTVVRSCARRAMEKLGVPPQPLLPGERGAPQWPQGLRGSMTHCEGYCAAALVRAGDLASVGIDAEPHAPLPEGVLSAVALPAEAERLGRLAADRPEVHWDRLLFSAKESVYKAWFPLTRKWLDFGEADIDLTPVGPADRSYGAFRARLLVPGPMVGGHRLGHFDGRWTVQRGLVATAITVRHA
- a CDS encoding metallophosphoesterase family protein; the protein is MTSTAGGAGQLLAISDLHIGYPENRALVEAMAPESDEDWLLVAGDVSENVADIRWTLKTLASRFRKVVWTPGNHELWTHPGDPVTLRGVARYEHLVEVCRDLGVTTPEDPYPVWEGPGGPVAVAPLFLLYDYSFLPAGCTTKEEGLAYAHSTGIVCNDEYLLHPDPYPSREAWCRARVAETERRLAEIPDDLPVVPVNHYPLHRHPMDVLWYPEFAMWCGTELTADWHRRFRIETMVYGHLHIPRTTWHEGVRFEEVSVGYPREWRKRPQPPGRLRRILPREAEAK
- a CDS encoding ATP-grasp domain-containing protein, coding for MVSRVRVWLNRTYAENVFFTDQLRRNPSDRAVEIHATHGDADSPVLAAADTAELEPEGLSPAAYVEYALAQCKRRSIDVFVPRLHQEAIVAHRADFEAAGTALLAPPPEAVAVFHDKVIAYEAVQAIGVPVPPWFRVRTADELVAAVKELEEAGHKACFKPASGAGGVGFRVITHAPFSLTHLSGFPSPYVQLDMVVEALNRAEEPVDWLVMPRLEQPEVSVDCLTGPDNVLRMAIGRTKNGRRRGFTLHEQWLEPARLIAEGFGLHYLSNIQFRMFGDRPVLMDVNTRPAGGLHQLSLCGVNAPWAAVQLALGEDPGEIVPPFLGQDYTVVSGPRQLRAVSLPHQRVEDTEPSLPAVPAPADPVEVAPASAAQALPL